A portion of the Rhinolophus sinicus isolate RSC01 linkage group LG03, ASM3656204v1, whole genome shotgun sequence genome contains these proteins:
- the LYSET gene encoding lysosomal enzyme trafficking factor isoform X1 — translation MVASCEMPKPPDYSELSDSLTLAVGTGRFSGPLHRAWRMMNFRQRMGWIGVGLYLLTSAAAFYYVFEINETYNRLALEHIQQHPEEPLEGTTWTHSLKARLLSLPFWFWTVIFLIPYLQMFLFLYSCTRADPKTVGYCIIPICLAVICNRHQAFVKASNQISRLQLIDT, via the exons ATGGTAGCTTCTTGTGAAATGCCAAAGCCACCCGATTATTCAGAACTGAGTGACTCTTTAACGCTTGCCGTGGGAACAGGAAGATTCTCGGGACCATT gcaCAGAGCATGGAGAATGATGAACTTCCGCCAGCGGATGGGATGGATTGGAGTGGGACTGTACCTGTTGACAAGTGCAGCAGCATTCTACTATGTTTTTGAAATCAACGAGACTTACAATAGGCTGGCCTTGGAACACATTCAACAGCACCCCGAGGAGCCCCTTGAAGGAACCACATGGACACACTCCTTGAAAGCTCGGTTACTCTCCCTGCCATTTTGGTTTTGGACAGTTATTTTTCTGATACCTTACTTACAgatgtttttgttcctttattcttGTACAAGAGCTGACCCCAAAACGGTGGGCTACTGTATTATCCCCATCTGCTTGGCAGTTATTTGCAATCGCCACCAGGCATTTGTCAAGGCTTCTAATCAGATCAGCAGACTACAACTGATTGACACATAA
- the LYSET gene encoding lysosomal enzyme trafficking factor isoform X2, producing the protein MMNFRQRMGWIGVGLYLLTSAAAFYYVFEINETYNRLALEHIQQHPEEPLEGTTWTHSLKARLLSLPFWFWTVIFLIPYLQMFLFLYSCTRADPKTVGYCIIPICLAVICNRHQAFVKASNQISRLQLIDT; encoded by the coding sequence ATGATGAACTTCCGCCAGCGGATGGGATGGATTGGAGTGGGACTGTACCTGTTGACAAGTGCAGCAGCATTCTACTATGTTTTTGAAATCAACGAGACTTACAATAGGCTGGCCTTGGAACACATTCAACAGCACCCCGAGGAGCCCCTTGAAGGAACCACATGGACACACTCCTTGAAAGCTCGGTTACTCTCCCTGCCATTTTGGTTTTGGACAGTTATTTTTCTGATACCTTACTTACAgatgtttttgttcctttattcttGTACAAGAGCTGACCCCAAAACGGTGGGCTACTGTATTATCCCCATCTGCTTGGCAGTTATTTGCAATCGCCACCAGGCATTTGTCAAGGCTTCTAATCAGATCAGCAGACTACAACTGATTGACACATAA